The Camelina sativa cultivar DH55 chromosome 16, Cs, whole genome shotgun sequence sequence TGTCAGCTATTTGGCTGCATTGCTGTTTCTAGGCTACCAattcaaaattacatttaaagTTACTTTTCCTAGTTGGCTTGCTTTTGAAGTCTAAAATCAAGGTTTTAGATACTCAAAAACAAGAGCACAATCCTTGACAAGCCTTTTCATCTATGAAACACGACCTCTAGCGAAGATGGCCATCAACTCAGGCACCAGCTCCTTGTCATCATGGTTCCTCACATACCTGTTTAAGAAGGCCTCATCGGTGCATGCCAAGACAGACGACAATGGAGGGAGTTGGCTTCTTAGCAATCCTTTTGACATGAGAGCTTTGATTACGTTACACCTCGGGACAATCCTCTTCTTCATGCTGTATCCAAGTACTGTAGGGAACAAAGCCATCTCTCTTAGTGGCCAATTCATCTTATTCACCAGAAATTCAGTCTTTGTCTTCACCGTCTCTGCTGAATATCCAATGCACTTAGGATGGATCTTGGCTATCTTCGCAAACTCATCTCTGCTGAATCCTAGGCCTAGAAATGTTTCAATAGAGTtcaatatcttcttctctgaaGCACCAATGCATTGCGGACACTTCTTGAACACTGAGGGGATCTCTTCTTCGAGTAGTCCACACTTCTTGAGGGTTTCAAACGTCTGAACTATCTTCTTCTCTGAGTATCCCAGAAAGCTTGGCCACTTCTTGAACATTTCCCATACATCGCTCACGGCCACACCTAACTTTTCATAAGCACTGACTTTTTCTTCTATGGTTACCTCTCTCAAACCGAAAACAACACGCAGAGCTACCAAAAACTTTGAGGTACTTGGATCAAAACCCATCTCCACGACCTTCTTGAAAGattcttcaaatctttcttttccaCAGACATATTTCGCATTGGATGTAAGCAATGAGAATAGCAACCTCTGAGACACACCCAATTCtctcaaaacc is a genomic window containing:
- the LOC104752865 gene encoding transcription termination factor MTERF15, mitochondrial-like, with the translated sequence MYSLILHGRRLVELQKWRQLRVTVQKSFAFFSSASAGDLGPRVGRKGENFTVSYLVDSLGFSTKLAESISKNVSFEDKSNPDSVLNLLRVYGFTESQISSIITDYPRLFMADAEKSLAPKLRFLQSRGASSSELTEIVSTVPKILGKKGDKTISRYYDFVKVIIDADKSSKICHSLPEGSKQENKIRNLLVLRELGVSQRLLFSLLTSNAKYVCGKERFEESFKKVVEMGFDPSTSKFLVALRVVFGLREVTIEEKVSAYEKLGVAVSDVWEMFKKWPSFLGYSEKKIVQTFETLKKCGLLEEEIPSVFKKCPQCIGASEKKILNSIETFLGLGFSRDEFAKIAKIHPKCIGYSAETVKTKTEFLVNKMNWPLREMALFPTVLGYSMKKRIVPRCNVIKALMSKGLLRSQLPPLSSVLACTDEAFLNRYVRNHDDKELVPELMAIFARGRVS